The DNA region aaacccatgtccatcgagctggtgtcAGATGTGCTCTTTTCCACCACTGCTCCCCCAAAGTATTTACTTGTGCTTGCAGAAAGTACTGgcatatatttcttttatcattCTGTTAccttgggaagaaaagaaagattattttgtttttctttttaactgtctAAACTAAATTGATACCAAACATAGtttctttagggcttcccaggtgcacagcggtaaagaatctgcttgccagtgcaagagacacaggagactggggttccatcccagggtagggaagatccccgggaggaggaaatggcaactgactccagtattcctgcctgagaaaagcccgtggacaaaggagccatgggtttgcaaagagttggacatgactgagccactgagaatTTAGTTTCTTTGCATGGTTAAAATGTTtatgaatcagctataccccagtacaaaataaaaaaaaatttttttaattaaaaaaaaaaacaaaaacgtttAATCATTGTTAGTAATTGGTTTCTGTTATCCAGAATGActcctttctgttttatttatttttgctcagaGAACATTATAGAAACATTGCTGCCGCTGTTACCAATAAAATCCTTAAGGAGGATAAATCCATTCTAACTTGGCCACCTTTCCTTTGCCTCCAGCTTGCAGATCAGTTTTGTAATGCCATTGGAGTGCTGCAGCAGTGtggccctcctgcctcctttAGTAATATTCAGACAGCCATTAACAAAGATCAGCCGGCTAACCCTACAGAAGGTAAATAGATTTTCTTGGCTTCTCTTAGTTTGACTCTCACATTACCTGTAATACCTTAAAATCAGATTTATTGAAAGATTCAACTTACTTTTGGCTTTCTAAAAATGTTATTGTTTGAGAATATTACAAGTTTgtcataaaagaaatgaattcatTACAGTAAATTTACATAACAACTTGTAATTCTTTTCATGtgaaataacagatttttttacTCCTCTAAAGGGGAATTGTGTGAATTTAGCTGAATTTTTACTTGTGGGACCTTAATAAAAATAGCATCcaattttcaaattcctttattCAAGGGACCACTATATTGCCATAATAATGAAATGATAATACATTATGCTTAAGTTTTAATTTGAGTTAACATTAAAGCTAATTATCAGACATAGAATTGATGtgttaaaattatacttttatcaTTAGAAGCCTAATACAGAAAAAGTAATGAAGTTTTCAAGGTTTTATtaaactttaatttctctttctgaaaactTGAGATTCTCTAATGTCCTCAGTGAGTGCTATCTTTTTCTAGAATATGCCCAGCTTTTTGCAGCGCTGATTGCACGAACAGCAAAAGACATTGATGTTCTGATAGATTCCTTACCCAGTGAAGAATCTACAGCTGCTTTACAGGTAGAAATCTCTTTTCCTTTGAGAATTTTACGAATAGAATTTTGAATTCAAGGAAATAGATTTAGTACCTTATATTACAATATTCAAAGttactctaaattttaaaatgggagTTTTATTGTAAATTACTGCAGCCTATTTAAGACTGTGCTGAAAATATATAGTTGTCCAGTTTTGACTTACAAGGAAACTTGCCATTTTCCTCAG from Bos mutus isolate GX-2022 chromosome 5, NWIPB_WYAK_1.1, whole genome shotgun sequence includes:
- the MED21 gene encoding mediator of RNA polymerase II transcription subunit 21 isoform X1; translated protein: MADRLTQLQDAVNSLADQFCNAIGVLQQCGPPASFSNIQTAINKDQPANPTEEYAQLFAALIARTAKDIDVLIDSLPSEESTAALQAASLYKLEEENHEAATSLEDVVYRGDMLLEKIQSALADIAQSQLKTRSGTHSQSLPDS
- the MED21 gene encoding mediator of RNA polymerase II transcription subunit 21 isoform X2, encoding MADRLTQLQDAVNSLADQFCNAIGVLQQCGPPASFSNIQTAINKDQPANPTEVLSFSRICPAFCSADCTNSKRH